A region from the Oncorhynchus gorbuscha isolate QuinsamMale2020 ecotype Even-year unplaced genomic scaffold, OgorEven_v1.0 Un_scaffold_512, whole genome shotgun sequence genome encodes:
- the LOC124018443 gene encoding LOW QUALITY PROTEIN: POU domain, class 4, transcription factor 1-like (The sequence of the model RefSeq protein was modified relative to this genomic sequence to represent the inferred CDS: inserted 1 base in 1 codon), producing MMSMNSKQPHFAMHPSLPEHKYTTLHSSSEAIRRACLQAPQLQSNIFASLDETLLARAEALAAVDIAVSQGKTHPFKPDATYHTMNSVPCSSNTTVPLAHHHHHHHHHHHPNMEPXDLMDHMNSPSLALMSSHDGSGGGGGGGGGGLISTSSHPHSHMHGLSHLSHQAAMNMNSPLTHHGLLPGHHGGGQGGPGLNNNGLSSINDSDTDPRELEAFAERFKQRRIKLGVTQADVGNALVNLKIPGVGSLSQSTICRFESLTLSHNNMIALKPILQAWLEEAEGAQREKLNKPDIYSGGEKKRKRTSIAAPEKRSLEAYFAVQPRPSSEKIAAIAEKLDLKKNVVRVWFCNQRQKQKRLKFSACH from the exons ATGATGTCAATGAATAGCAAACAGCCACACTTCGCCATGCATCCGAGCTTACCTGAGCACAAATACACCACTCTGCATTCCAGCTCGGAAGCAATAAGGAGAGCCTGTCTGCAAGCTCCACAG CTGCAGAGTAACATATTCGCCAGCCTGGATGAGACCCTCCTGGCCCGCGCCGAAGCTCTGGCTGCCGTGGACATCGCCGTGTCTCAGGGCAAGACGCACCCTTTCAAACCGGACGCCACCTACCACACCATGAACAGCGTGCCATGCTCTTCCAACACCACGGTGCCActggcccaccaccaccaccatcaccaccaccaccaccaccccaacaTGGAAC CGGACCTCATGGACCACATGAACTCCCCGTCCTTAGCTCTCATGTCCAGCCACGACGGCTCCGGGGGcgggggtggaggaggtggtggcggGCTGATCTCCACCTCTTCTCACCCTCACTCACACATGCATGGCTTGAGCCACCTCTCGCACCAGGCCGCTATGAACATGAATTCCCCTCTCACCCACCACGGTCTTTTACCTGGACACCATGGAGGGGGCCAGGGCGGGCCAGGACTCAATAACAACGGCCTTTCCTCTATCAATGACTCGGACACTGATCCCAGGGAACTAGAGGCATTCGCGGAGCGCTTCAAGCAGAGGCGGATCAAGCTGGGGGTGACCCAGGCGGACGTTGGCAATGCGCTGGTTAACCTGAAGATACCCGGCGTGGGATCGCTAAGCCAAAGCACCATTTGTCGGTTCGAATCGTTGACTCTGTCCCATAACAACATGATAGCGCTTAAACCCATCCTTCAGGCGTGGCTCGAGGAGGCCgagggtgcgcagagagagaaACTCAACAAACCTGACATTTATAGCGGAGGGGAAAAGAAACGGAAGAGAACGTCGATAGCGGCACCAGAAAAGAGATCTTTGGAGGCTTACTTCGCCGTACAACCTCGCCCGTCGTCCGAGAAGATAGCAGCTATCGCTGAAAAGTTGGACCTGAAAAAGAACGTGGTTCGAGTATGGTTTTGCAACCAAAGACAAAAACAGAAACGGTTAAAATTCTCCGCTTGCCACTGA